The Bombus affinis isolate iyBomAffi1 chromosome 15, iyBomAffi1.2, whole genome shotgun sequence DNA segment ttttttatatgaatTTGTGAAAAAAGagttttttttgtaaaatagtTTTTAGGACAAAATACCTGTGAATTAGAAGCTACTTTTCAATATCTTTTAATAAACTAGCGCTAATTAATAGTCCATATTTTCAATCTAATTTATTTAcagtttttatataaatagttaGTATGGAATACGCAAATAAAACGCGATAACATATGCAAATAGGAAATTGGTACGACCATATGTATCTTGGTGAAATGATAACGAAACGtttaaatcaattgtagtttatCATTACAGCAAAACAATTAATTAACAACGATTAAGCTACTTCCTTTTCATTTGCTATTACTTTTCGTAATAAATGAATGTGTTTGTTAAAAATAATACCCCTTTGcttcttcttttctcctttagcatcctttttccttttctaaCAAATATGTAGAAAGAATGAAGAAGCCCTGCGTTCTTAAGTTGAAGGAATTTCACTTTTAAAAGCATTTCACTTTTAAAATTTCATGGGTTAAGTGTAGTATGCAAATAGAGTTGTGCGATTCCGTAAACGTTGTTTGCGTTGACTGTACATACTTACAATTTCACGtataagagaaagagaaagagaaaaagaaaaaggaaagagcgCATAGATATCAGATGAGTTTTACAAATATACAgagaaaatgaatatttatgaaCCAGAAGCTACTGTTTTGAATGTTTTCGAAGCTACTTTTCGTCGAAGACTtgttttatcaatatttttcccCAATCAATCCTCTCTCTAATCTTTTTCTCTAATcagtattttttaaattcttttttaatggattttaaatatgtatattcttcggtccaaaattaaatttatctcTGAAGAGATTAATTTGCTGCGGTCACAGAGAAAAATACGCGAAGAATCGAAATAAAGACATCTATTAAGTTTTTATCCTCGTTGAGTTTTTCGGAgtttaaatttctatttcatttcatttatcgTACTAATTATTCGGCGCTGATTGCAGAATTTACAATTCGTGAAAAAAATGACTACCAaagcatattatatttatacctgcACTCGACTGGTTAACAACGGTAAAATTCTAAAACCGGTTCTTCAAAACATCACGGCTCTTCTCATATATATTGGAGGGTAATTTACGAAGAAAAAGCTTTGAAACTATAACTAGAGTGCAGATATTTATGGGCATTcacattattttaataataacattCGAATGTTAATGTGTTCAGCCATTTATGTGTAATCGTATTTTGCTGATATTCGTATACTAGAGTACTCAGTCATTTACGTATAATATTTTCCATTGACTAACTTTAACAATTTTGTTCGtaacaaatttcaattttcatatttcgatattattaaaatattcgaatCCTTTACAAAGCACCTGTTTCTAATACTTTACCTTACAATTTTAACTGCAAAAATAATTACGcacatatcacaaaaatatgTCTAATTACCattatctattttttttttttttttgcagaaATGAAGACTACGCTTATATTCTTGTGTCTCACGGCCACTTGCTTTGGTCAACTAATCTATCCAGACGATAAATTGCTCGCATCTACGACCGTTCCTTCATCCATTTTTCCAAATGTCCCTCAAAATGTACAGTCACAAGATTCTGTAAAGAGTACAATCAATTCCTATCAAGTAAGTTCGCAATTACCACGAACTTCACCGCCAATACTTGCACTCGGTGCACCGCGAAGAACAAAGGTATCATATCCAACTACTACCGAAAACACGTTGCAAGACTGGGGCAATCATGTAAGCATAAAAATACTTGTTAAAGTAAGTACTTAGACCGTACCCGATTAAGTgtaattttttctttattcaTATGAATGATACATATCTAGTTGTATGtactatatgtatgtatatatgcttCTTGGAAAATAAGGATACGTGGCAAttctttttgtagccactgtacgtTTTAGGCTATTATTCACGCTATGTATTAATCTTTTTTAAGTCTAAATTAGTTTCAAAATATCATAGAGTCACCCAAAAAGTACTTATCACGTTTTTCTGCTGTGAGCTTGAAATATTGTTTAATTGATGGAAATATACAAAATTCTGTTTAGCGTCTTAACGTATAAAGATTAAGTACGTTCTCGTTTTGCATCGTGTACGCGCTAAGAAATTTTCCAATGATAAAAAAATAGAATTCAATCTAAAAAAAGTCAAATAATGTAAGAGAATTAAAAAGGCATACAGTGAAAGGTTTTGATAGAAGCTTTGGGTGTTTACAGTTCAATTCATTATCGCATGAGTCACGAAAAGTAGTAGAAGTGTGTaacttataaaattatgaaatactCTTAAGAAATTCATGATGAAAATAAAAGGCAACATCAGTGACGCAAGTTGTCCGATAAACATTAACAGTTGAACAGTGATCTTAAAGTTTCATACGGATAGATTAATGATACCTTGATGGTAATTTGCGGGGCTTCACTTTTTTCGTATTTTACCAGCGTAAAATGTAATTATGCGTTGAATAAAGGTCTTGAAGTGTTTTTGAATTTGTGTAAATCGCCACAACGTTATAGCTTACAGCGCGTTACACAATAGAGCACATACTGGGATCGAAAAAGTTTACAAGTGTTGTTTAACTCTGACTGCGCATTTTTCTTTGCTGTCGCTGATGACGCGTGAACAGTTCacgtttatttcaattaaacaagCACGTTTCTTTTTCAAATCAGCGGAAGCTTTCGTAAAAGATATTTATTGAGAAAATTAAGAAGATTTTCCATCAATAGAATATACGAACATATACTATTGAAAGTGGATAATAACGTATTTGGAATTACGTTACAGGTGAACAATATCATCGCTAATGGAGTACTGAAATTCGGTCTGGACGTAGAACGAGAGATCCATAGAACCCGAGGCGTATCCTTGATCGAACAACGGGACAACATAGTTTTTTCGCCAACTAGCCTTGCCGCGATATTGGCAATCGTTCTTGCAGGTTCTGCGGGTAGGACTTTCGATGAAGCGTCCAAGGTTCTTGGATTAGAGGCCGGGATTGATATCTCACAAAATTCTGAGGTTGTTCACCAGATGTTTGGCGTGCTTTTGTCCCAACTTCAAAGTAAAGAATCTGCTGGGATACTTCTACCGCAACTGAACTTCGCCACAGCGGCATACGTGCAGGTAAAATTTCCTTTCACGAGCGAATTAAActttagaaaaatgaaaagggAATTGGATTTCATTTGAAATAAAACGTGTAATTGATTATAATTTTAATGGTTGTGTTTTAGAATGGATTTCCAATACTGCCGCAATTCAAGTTACTTAGTAAAGAGATTTATCAAACCGATATATTCAACGTGGATTTTGTTAGAAATGGAAAAGGGGCAGAGGAGATGATAAACATGTGGGTGCGGCAGAAGACGAAAGGCAAAATTACAAGTATCCTAAACCATGTGCCGGGGTCAGGAACAGCGATGATTCTTTTATCAGCGCTCTACTTTAATGGAGAATGGGACCAATACTTTTTGGATGGAGCTACGAAAAGGTATCATTTTCCTTTATGAAGGAAGTTTATGTAGGTTTTATATAGAGAACATAGACCATTGTAATCTCTTTTCTTTGAGCGCTATGAACGAATATATGCGTCTAGCAGAAGCTATTtgtgtggactaaggacgcatataTGCGTTTATCAACTTTTTCGACCTCTCCCGCGCTTGAGATTCTTTACTAGTGTATGAGATGATACATGTGCATTTCTTAGCAACGACATAAACAAAAATATGGAAGTTCATTTATCTTCTGTatatgaatatgaataatatCCCTTTTCACTCCGTTGTCGCCGCCGTGGCGACATTGTAAGAGGAATTAAAAATTCCATTGTCGCCGCCATGGTGACGTTGTAAGTGTACAGgtgtacatatacattataactcAGTTGCACCTTGCATATTCAACCAACATAGTCCACATTAGCAAAAGAAGTATTCCGTTTCCAAAGATAGCAACCGCTATGCGCGTGTCATCCACACGAATTGTTTCTGCTgggagtattcagcactcaaagggtttaataagaaaaatttgtttcaatCAACTTGcattattaaattttcttttttaatattacaattattaaaaagaaaccaAGGATTTGTGTAATATTTCTTTtcgtttctatttctttttttactaaGTTCCttcgattttataaaaatatttgttctaTTCATGTTGTAATGGATTTCTGTAAAGTACCTGTTATTCTATTACATTTTTTGTAcattaataaaagaatataagtTATTTCATTTAAGTATTTTAATAGTGTAAGCTTTTATACATCATTTCACTGTTTGACTCTTAATGGGTTAATAATCAGTTGCAATTATGgcgtattatataattaattcgatTGTTTAAATAGGAGACCATTCTTCATTGAGCCAAACGAGACAGTTAGTGTCAACATGATGTACAATGGAGGCACGTTTCCGTTCTACTTAGACAAGAAATTGGGCGCGAAGATCATTGGTTTTCCATACAAGGGTCGCGAAGTaagtattttaaaaattcacAACAAATATAAGCTTTCaaataatgttattttatttcaattcaaAATTAGTTATTCCATTCTACTGCaactaaaattaaaattcacccaattctttaaaaatttctattacatacacatacatatctTATCAAATTATTCCATAATTTCTTTTCAGCTCTCGATGTATGTTCTGCTTCCAACAACTCCAGGTGCAAAAGCTCTTCGAGAATTCAAGAATAAACTAACAGTTGACATAATCGAGAATTTAATTAAGAATGCAAAGAACGAAACATGTGTCATCGGTTTTCCACGAATGAAATTAAGCACCAGCCTAAGTTTAAGGCCTACGCTTGCCGCTTTGGGTCTCGAGTCTTTATTCGATCCAGTAACAGCAGATTTGAGCCTTATATCTCAATCCAATGTCGTAACCAATATGAATAACAGAAACCAGACGAACGTGAGGCCATCAGAATCACGGCCGAAATCAATTCCTACTATAACTACTTCACAGAATGGTAATGAAAAGAAACCACAGAATCACAACGACATGATATA contains these protein-coding regions:
- the LOC126924940 gene encoding leukocyte elastase inhibitor isoform X2, yielding MKTTLIFLCLTATCFGQLIYPDDKLLASTTVPSSIFPNVPQNVQSQDSVKSTINSYQVSSQLPRTSPPILALGAPRRTKVSYPTTTENTLQDWGNHVNNIIANGVLKFGLDVEREIHRTRGVSLIEQRDNIVFSPTSLAAILAIVLAGSAGRTFDEASKVLGLEAGIDISQNSEVVHQMFGVLLSQLQSKESAGILLPQLNFATAAYVQNGFPILPQFKLLSKEIYQTDIFNVDFVRNGKGAEEMINMWVRQKTKGKITSILNHVPGSGTAMILLSALYFNGEWDQYFLDGATKRRPFFIEPNETVSVNMMYNGGTFPFYLDKKLGAKIIGFPYKGRELSMYVLLPTTPGAKALREFKNKLTVDIIENLIKNAKNETCVIGFPRMKLSTSLSLRPTLAALGLESLFDPVTADLSLISQSNVVTNMNNRNQTNVRPSESRPKSIPTITTSQNESRNEDQTGRVVKRNYFTYEDKIRGYNVEQWANGFFLRKTRDIRDVKGKKDRSSYTVEGRSKEYHDNAKIVNLEENKYRFEEQTERNRRQTRPIDQNFLDFVRHRNLPSYGLDSLRNSANLVNPHLFATDVLQKVEMDITEKGTEAAAVTSVVLERDGSQKKFIANRPFIFFIRHDPSKLVLFWGTINVPTPNYPTT
- the LOC126924940 gene encoding leukocyte elastase inhibitor isoform X1: MKTTLIFLCLTATCFGQLIYPDDKLLASTTVPSSIFPNVPQNVQSQDSVKSTINSYQVSSQLPRTSPPILALGAPRRTKVSYPTTTENTLQDWGNHVNNIIANGVLKFGLDVEREIHRTRGVSLIEQRDNIVFSPTSLAAILAIVLAGSAGRTFDEASKVLGLEAGIDISQNSEVVHQMFGVLLSQLQSKESAGILLPQLNFATAAYVQNGFPILPQFKLLSKEIYQTDIFNVDFVRNGKGAEEMINMWVRQKTKGKITSILNHVPGSGTAMILLSALYFNGEWDQYFLDGATKRRPFFIEPNETVSVNMMYNGGTFPFYLDKKLGAKIIGFPYKGRELSMYVLLPTTPGAKALREFKNKLTVDIIENLIKNAKNETCVIGFPRMKLSTSLSLRPTLAALGLESLFDPVTADLSLISQSNVVTNMNNRNQTNVRPSESRPKSIPTITTSQNGNEKKPQNHNDMIYFPSRFYPSSESRNEDQTGRVVKRNYFTYEDKIRGYNVEQWANGFFLRKTRDIRDVKGKKDRSSYTVEGRSKEYHDNAKIVNLEENKYRFEEQTERNRRQTRPIDQNFLDFVRHRNLPSYGLDSLRNSANLVNPHLFATDVLQKVEMDITEKGTEAAAVTSVVLERDGSQKKFIANRPFIFFIRHDPSKLVLFWGTINVPTPNYPTT